The Mixta hanseatica genome includes a region encoding these proteins:
- a CDS encoding phage tail sheath protein: MADDYHHGVRVTEINEGTRTISTVSTAIVGMVCTADDADAATFPLNTPVLLTDVLTASGKAGESGTLARSLDAIGDQAKPVTVVVRVAQGETEAETTSNIIGGVTADGKRTGMKALLTAQAKCGVKPRILGVPGHDTQAVATELLSVAQSLRGFAYLSAYGCKTVEEAIAYRANFSQREGMLIWPDFINFDTVLNADSTAYATARALGLRARIDQQTGWHKTLSNVGVNGVTGISADVFWDLQDPATDAGLLNQNDVTTLIRQDGFRFWGSRCLSDDPLFAFENYTRTAQVLMDTMAEAQMWAVDGVLNPSLARDIIESIRAKLRSLVSQGYLIGADCWLDESVNDKDTLKAGKLTIDYDYTPVPPLENLMLRQRITDQYLVNFASQVSA, from the coding sequence ATGGCAGACGATTATCATCACGGTGTGCGCGTTACGGAAATTAACGAAGGCACCCGTACCATCTCAACGGTAAGCACCGCGATTGTGGGCATGGTCTGCACCGCAGACGATGCCGACGCAGCGACCTTTCCGCTGAATACCCCCGTTTTACTCACGGACGTATTGACCGCCAGCGGCAAAGCGGGCGAGTCCGGAACGCTGGCCCGTTCGCTCGATGCGATCGGCGATCAGGCCAAACCCGTGACCGTGGTCGTGCGCGTGGCGCAGGGCGAAACCGAAGCGGAAACCACGTCCAACATCATCGGCGGCGTGACCGCAGACGGCAAACGCACCGGCATGAAAGCGCTGCTGACCGCGCAGGCCAAATGCGGCGTTAAACCGCGCATCCTCGGCGTGCCCGGACACGACACGCAGGCGGTGGCAACGGAACTGTTATCCGTGGCGCAGAGCCTGCGCGGCTTTGCCTATCTCTCTGCCTACGGTTGTAAGACCGTGGAAGAGGCGATCGCCTATCGCGCCAACTTCAGCCAGCGCGAAGGGATGCTTATCTGGCCGGATTTCATCAACTTTGACACCGTGCTGAACGCGGACTCCACGGCCTATGCCACCGCCCGTGCGCTCGGCCTGCGCGCCCGAATCGACCAGCAGACCGGCTGGCACAAAACCCTGTCCAACGTGGGCGTGAACGGCGTCACCGGCATTTCCGCAGACGTCTTCTGGGACCTGCAGGATCCGGCAACCGATGCGGGTCTGCTGAACCAGAACGACGTCACCACGCTGATCCGCCAGGACGGCTTCCGCTTCTGGGGTTCCCGCTGCCTGAGTGACGATCCGCTGTTTGCGTTTGAGAACTACACCCGCACCGCGCAGGTGCTGATGGACACGATGGCGGAGGCGCAGATGTGGGCGGTGGACGGCGTCCTGAACCCGTCGCTGGCCCGCGACATCATTGAAAGCATTCGCGCCAAGCTACGCAGCCTGGTCAGCCAGGGCTATCTCATCGGCGCCGACTGCTGGCTGGATGAGAGCGTGAACGACAAGGACACGCTCAAGGCGGGCAAACTCACCATTGACTATGACTACACGCCGGTGCCGCCGCTGGAAAACCTGATGCTGCGCCAGCGCATCACGGACCAGTATCTGGTGAATTTTGCCAGCCAGGTCAGCGCGTAA
- a CDS encoding phage tail assembly protein — protein sequence MTEIKNDAVPQPQQKTLTLDTPVTRGKEQITSVTLRKPQSGALRGTRLQALMDMDVNAMMTVIPRISQPALQPHEIAEMDPADLLALSVEVVTFLLPKSVLSDFPTN from the coding sequence ATGACAGAGATTAAAAACGACGCCGTACCGCAGCCGCAGCAGAAAACCCTCACCCTGGACACGCCGGTGACGCGCGGAAAAGAGCAGATTACCAGCGTGACCCTGCGCAAGCCGCAGTCCGGCGCACTGCGCGGCACCCGCCTGCAGGCGCTGATGGATATGGACGTGAACGCGATGATGACGGTGATCCCGCGCATCAGCCAGCCCGCGCTGCAGCCGCATGAGATTGCCGAAATGGACCCTGCCGACCTGCTGGCGCTGTCGGTGGAGGTGGTCACTTTTTTGTTGCCGAAGTCGGTGCTGTCGGATTTCCCGACGAACTGA
- a CDS encoding phage tail protein: protein MMMTLGLFVFMLKTVPYQELQYQRSWRFPTNSRVGLRPSAQFLGPDTDTLTLTGTLLPEITGGRLSLFALEQMAELGKAWPLIEGSGTIFGMFVIESLNQTRAEFFSNGACRRIEFTLTLKRVDESLGEMFGSLSDQLATMQKAATGAAGKAAAAVGGLFQ, encoded by the coding sequence ATGATGATGACGCTGGGTTTGTTTGTTTTCATGCTGAAAACGGTGCCGTATCAGGAGCTGCAGTATCAGCGCAGCTGGCGCTTTCCCACCAACAGCCGCGTGGGGCTGCGGCCGTCCGCGCAGTTTCTGGGGCCGGACACCGACACGCTGACGCTGACCGGCACGCTGCTGCCGGAAATTACCGGCGGCAGGCTGTCGCTGTTTGCGCTGGAGCAGATGGCGGAGCTGGGCAAGGCGTGGCCGCTGATTGAGGGCAGCGGCACCATCTTTGGCATGTTCGTGATTGAGAGCCTGAACCAGACGCGGGCTGAATTTTTCAGTAACGGCGCGTGCCGACGCATCGAGTTCACGCTGACGCTGAAACGGGTGGATGAGTCGCTGGGCGAGATGTTCGGCAGCCTGAGTGACCAGCTGGCAACCATGCAAAAAGCCGCGACCGGCGCGGCAGGAAAAGCGGCTGCCGCCGTGGGAGGGCTGTTCCAGTGA
- a CDS encoding gp53-like domain-containing protein produces MSAAEASMTGGNGWLMVPVNISGVEQKIIFQWGYVSGSSTYKVNYPVVFPNSVKCFFAIPNTTLEAGISYLSMANVTPISNSQATIIVGKVTNGNAELFTRAVHWFAVGY; encoded by the coding sequence ATGAGCGCTGCAGAAGCAAGCATGACAGGTGGGAATGGATGGCTAATGGTCCCTGTCAATATATCTGGAGTTGAGCAGAAGATTATTTTTCAATGGGGGTACGTGTCCGGTAGTTCAACTTATAAAGTTAATTACCCTGTTGTGTTTCCAAATAGTGTTAAATGCTTTTTTGCCATCCCAAACACGACGCTTGAGGCTGGCATCAGTTATTTATCAATGGCAAACGTTACGCCTATAAGTAATTCCCAAGCCACGATTATTGTCGGAAAGGTCACAAATGGTAATGCTGAATTGTTTACGCGGGCGGTTCACTGGTTTGCTGTAGGATACTAG
- a CDS encoding ogr/Delta-like zinc finger family protein codes for MMNCPECGHAAHTRSSTQISKTTKERYNQCQNINCSCTFKSLETVAAIIAKPLKVAPVPPHPDRKLQQPLWL; via the coding sequence ATGATGAACTGCCCGGAATGTGGTCATGCTGCTCATACTCGTAGCAGCACGCAAATCTCTAAAACAACTAAAGAGCGCTATAACCAGTGCCAGAACATTAATTGCAGCTGCACGTTCAAATCGCTTGAGACTGTCGCCGCCATCATTGCAAAGCCATTGAAGGTCGCACCAGTACCACCTCATCCAGACCGAAAATTGCAACAACCTTTATGGTTATAA
- a CDS encoding phage late control D family protein produces MDGADITQRIEKRLISLTLTDNRGFEADQLDIELDDADGQLQLPRRGVQLNLALGWQGEPLISKGSYTVDEIEHTGAPDKLVLRARSADFRETLNTRREKSWHKTTVGDMVKEIAARHKLDPALGEDMAKMAIDHLDQTNESDASFLMRLARQCGALACVKNGKLLFIRQGQGRTASGKSLPVITLTRSAGDSHRFTLADRDAYTGVIASWLHTREPAKKETTKVKRRRKSTAKKKEPEAKQGDYLIGTDENVLVLSRTYANRSNAERAAKMQWERLQRGVATFSIQLARGRADLYTEMPVKVSGFKKQVDGSSWIITTLTHSLGSDGGFTTSLELEVKIHGLEME; encoded by the coding sequence ATGGACGGCGCCGACATCACGCAGCGTATCGAAAAGCGACTGATTAGCCTGACGCTTACCGATAATCGTGGCTTTGAGGCGGACCAGCTGGACATCGAGCTGGATGACGCGGACGGCCAGCTGCAGCTGCCACGCCGGGGCGTTCAGCTTAATCTGGCGCTGGGCTGGCAGGGCGAGCCGCTGATTTCAAAAGGTTCTTACACCGTGGACGAAATCGAACACACCGGCGCACCGGACAAGCTGGTACTGCGCGCCCGCAGTGCCGATTTCCGCGAAACACTCAACACCCGGCGCGAAAAGTCATGGCATAAAACCACCGTGGGCGACATGGTGAAAGAGATAGCCGCCAGGCACAAGCTGGACCCGGCGCTGGGTGAGGATATGGCAAAGATGGCGATCGATCACCTGGACCAGACCAACGAGTCAGATGCCAGTTTTCTGATGCGCCTGGCGCGCCAGTGCGGGGCGCTGGCCTGCGTGAAGAACGGAAAACTGCTGTTTATCCGGCAGGGGCAGGGCAGGACGGCCAGCGGTAAATCCCTGCCGGTTATCACGCTGACACGTTCGGCGGGCGACAGTCACCGCTTTACCCTGGCGGACCGTGACGCCTACACCGGCGTGATTGCCAGCTGGCTGCATACCCGTGAACCGGCCAAAAAGGAAACCACGAAGGTTAAGCGCAGGCGGAAAAGCACCGCGAAGAAAAAGGAGCCGGAGGCAAAGCAGGGCGATTATCTTATCGGCACGGATGAAAACGTGCTGGTACTGAGCCGGACCTATGCTAACCGCAGCAATGCAGAGCGGGCGGCTAAAATGCAGTGGGAGCGGCTGCAGCGCGGCGTGGCAACGTTCTCCATTCAGCTGGCGCGCGGGCGTGCGGACCTTTACACGGAAATGCCGGTGAAGGTCAGCGGCTTCAAAAAGCAGGTGGACGGCAGCAGCTGGATCATTACTACGCTGACGCACAGCCTGGGCAGTGACGGCGGCTTTACCACCAGTCTGGAGCTGGAAGTGAAGATTCATGGTCTCGAAATGGAATAA
- a CDS encoding LysR substrate-binding domain-containing protein: MIEYLNIFIQVVEQGSFTKAADVLQIHRPTVSKAIQQIEHDLGVKLIYRTTRKLSVTAEGDEFYHHARHVLAEVNDMMASFSTTLPPRGRLRLDVPLALAHAILIPNLRHFQALYPGIEVVLVSSDKKTDLITEGVDCLVRLGALQDSSFISRRLGDIRMVTCAAPSYLQQHKRPETLADLDKHRAINFFSDHSRDVMEWKFIEDGSIVSLRPAGSLLVDNSDTSTPMGRFFFHVMGALAEMERELIVERTRAGLAAAREKGRIGGRRRIMTEEVTERARRMLRNGATLHQVALVLDVSVKTLYRYIPAAEQKELKKRQSSVVSDLIQQQGRESTGAT, from the coding sequence ATGATTGAATACCTAAATATTTTCATACAGGTTGTTGAGCAGGGTAGCTTCACAAAAGCTGCTGATGTACTTCAGATCCATCGCCCCACCGTGAGCAAAGCGATACAACAGATAGAGCATGATCTGGGTGTAAAACTCATTTATCGCACAACCCGAAAGCTGAGCGTTACTGCTGAAGGGGATGAGTTCTATCATCATGCCAGGCATGTTCTGGCCGAAGTTAATGACATGATGGCCAGTTTTTCAACGACACTTCCACCGCGAGGACGCCTGAGACTTGATGTCCCCCTGGCGCTGGCGCATGCCATATTGATCCCTAACCTTAGGCATTTTCAGGCACTGTACCCCGGTATTGAAGTTGTGCTGGTTTCATCGGATAAAAAAACTGATTTGATTACGGAAGGCGTAGATTGCCTTGTCCGCCTGGGCGCGCTTCAGGATTCAAGTTTTATATCCAGACGTCTTGGTGACATCCGGATGGTTACCTGTGCAGCCCCGTCTTACCTGCAGCAGCATAAGCGGCCAGAAACACTTGCGGATCTGGATAAACATCGGGCAATTAATTTTTTTAGCGACCATAGTCGTGACGTCATGGAATGGAAGTTTATCGAAGACGGGAGCATTGTTTCGCTACGTCCTGCGGGCAGCCTGCTGGTTGATAATTCCGATACCAGTACGCCAATGGGCCGCTTCTTTTTTCATGTTATGGGGGCGCTGGCGGAAATGGAGCGCGAGCTGATTGTTGAGCGTACCCGTGCAGGACTGGCGGCGGCGCGTGAAAAAGGCCGTATAGGCGGGCGCCGCAGGATAATGACAGAAGAGGTAACCGAAAGAGCCAGGCGGATGTTACGTAACGGTGCGACCCTGCATCAGGTGGCGCTGGTTCTGGATGTTTCGGTTAAGACACTGTATCGCTACATCCCGGCAGCTGAGCAAAAGGAACTGAAAAAAAGACAGTCGTCCGTTGTGTCAGACCTCATACAACAGCAAGGGCGTGAATCAACCGGAGCCACGTAA
- a CDS encoding phage tail tape measure protein produces the protein MSDTNLRLQVVLNAVDKITRPFRNAQAGSRELAAALKASKDTLKSLNEQAGKIDGFRKTRSQLAITEKNLAAARQEAAALATQFAATNRPTAQQARLLEQAKNRASELQQKYNGLRLSVQRQREALNAAGIDTKQLSAAQRRLKTDAEVASGALERQQATLRKLGERQQKLNAIRARREKTQALRNNLAGNGAGMVASGVATGMTMMAPVRAYADSEDAATQLAASMMGPGAKVSPEFEKINRLAVSLGDRLPGTTADFQNMMTMLRRQGMSAQSILGGLGEATAYLGVQLKMAPTDAAEFAAKLQDATQTSEKDMMALTDIIQKGFYAGVDSENMLQGFAKIGSAMDIIKMKGLDAAKAFAPLLVMADQQGMDGGSAGNAYRKVLQAMMDTKKIGGVNKDLKGTGVKFDFTNGKGEFAGIEKMYAQLDQLNKLSTEKKLSTLKDMFGDDSETLQVLNNMITKGLAGYRETAAKLENQASLRERVDASLKTLGNKWDAASGSFTNAMSAIGETVAPDLKRLVDWLGNLASALGKFVQQHPQLTAALFKLAAGFAIAVTAIGALSLAAAAILGPLALLRLGFSMLGLKVPGAFGLIRNALGIVGKGVLWLGRLMLANPILAVVGLIAMAALYIWQNWETLGPKFAALWVTIRDGAVSAWNTITTWISTKWNEITADLNALPVRFQEAGAQMIDSLMAGISQKWEALKSKLTSLNSYLPDWMKPDTAGGNGPAGKPAAPKKTGFAGLFDSGGFIPSGQFGIAGENGPELVNGPARITSRRRTAALAATAALAMGAAAAPATARPLHPMSLPVKSGAAVKAASAGSSPAPAVNIHAPITIVQQPGQSAQDVVAEVMRQLKAKERQAQARARSSYRDRGGFDE, from the coding sequence ATGAGTGACACAAACCTGCGGCTGCAGGTGGTTTTAAACGCGGTGGATAAAATCACCCGTCCTTTCCGAAACGCCCAGGCCGGTTCCAGGGAGCTGGCCGCCGCGCTGAAAGCCAGTAAAGACACCCTGAAATCCCTGAACGAGCAGGCCGGAAAAATTGACGGGTTCCGCAAAACCCGATCGCAGCTTGCCATCACCGAAAAAAATCTGGCCGCTGCCCGGCAGGAGGCGGCGGCGCTGGCAACGCAGTTTGCCGCCACCAACCGCCCTACTGCACAGCAGGCCCGGCTGCTGGAGCAGGCCAAAAACCGCGCCAGCGAACTGCAGCAGAAATATAACGGGCTGCGCCTGTCCGTGCAGCGCCAGCGTGAGGCGCTGAACGCCGCCGGTATCGATACAAAACAGCTGAGCGCCGCGCAGCGCCGCCTGAAAACCGACGCGGAAGTGGCCAGCGGTGCCCTTGAACGCCAGCAGGCGACCCTGCGAAAACTCGGCGAGCGCCAGCAGAAGCTGAACGCCATCCGGGCGCGCCGGGAGAAAACGCAGGCGCTGCGCAATAACCTGGCCGGGAACGGTGCAGGTATGGTGGCGTCCGGCGTGGCAACAGGCATGACGATGATGGCGCCGGTCAGGGCGTACGCCGATTCAGAGGATGCCGCCACGCAGCTGGCCGCCTCCATGATGGGACCAGGGGCGAAGGTCTCACCGGAGTTTGAAAAAATAAACCGGCTGGCCGTCAGCCTGGGCGACAGGCTGCCCGGCACCACGGCGGACTTCCAGAACATGATGACCATGCTGCGCCGTCAGGGGATGTCCGCGCAGTCCATCCTGGGCGGGCTGGGTGAAGCCACCGCCTATCTGGGCGTGCAGCTGAAGATGGCGCCCACGGACGCGGCGGAGTTTGCCGCCAAGCTGCAGGATGCCACGCAAACCTCTGAAAAAGACATGATGGCGCTGACCGACATCATCCAGAAAGGCTTCTACGCCGGGGTGGATTCGGAAAACATGCTGCAGGGCTTTGCCAAAATCGGCAGCGCGATGGACATCATCAAGATGAAGGGGCTGGATGCGGCAAAAGCCTTTGCGCCGCTGCTGGTCATGGCGGACCAGCAGGGCATGGACGGCGGCTCGGCGGGGAACGCCTACCGCAAGGTGCTGCAGGCTATGATGGACACTAAAAAAATCGGCGGCGTGAACAAGGACCTGAAGGGCACCGGTGTGAAGTTCGACTTTACCAACGGTAAGGGCGAGTTTGCCGGGATCGAAAAGATGTATGCGCAGCTGGACCAGCTGAACAAACTGAGTACCGAGAAGAAACTCAGCACGCTCAAGGACATGTTTGGCGATGACTCTGAAACCCTGCAGGTGCTGAACAACATGATCACCAAAGGGCTGGCAGGCTACCGGGAAACGGCAGCCAAGCTGGAAAATCAGGCATCGCTGCGTGAGCGCGTGGACGCCTCGCTGAAAACGCTGGGCAACAAATGGGACGCCGCCAGCGGCTCATTCACCAATGCCATGTCCGCGATCGGGGAAACCGTGGCCCCTGACCTGAAACGCCTGGTTGACTGGCTGGGCAATCTGGCCTCGGCGCTGGGGAAGTTTGTTCAGCAACATCCACAGCTGACCGCTGCGCTATTCAAGCTGGCCGCCGGGTTTGCCATTGCAGTGACGGCCATCGGGGCGCTGTCGCTGGCGGCGGCGGCCATTCTTGGCCCGCTGGCCCTGCTGCGCCTGGGCTTCAGTATGCTGGGCCTGAAGGTGCCCGGCGCATTCGGGCTTATCCGTAATGCGCTGGGCATCGTGGGTAAGGGTGTGCTGTGGCTGGGGCGGCTGATGCTGGCAAACCCGATTCTGGCCGTGGTGGGTCTGATTGCGATGGCAGCGCTGTATATCTGGCAGAACTGGGAGACGCTGGGGCCAAAGTTTGCCGCGCTGTGGGTCACCATCCGCGATGGTGCAGTTAGCGCATGGAATACCATCACCACCTGGATAAGCACTAAATGGAATGAAATCACTGCAGACCTTAACGCGCTGCCCGTCCGTTTTCAGGAGGCCGGGGCGCAGATGATTGACAGCCTGATGGCGGGTATCAGTCAGAAATGGGAGGCACTGAAAAGTAAGCTGACGTCGCTGAACAGCTACCTGCCGGACTGGATGAAGCCGGATACCGCAGGCGGCAACGGCCCTGCGGGCAAGCCTGCGGCGCCGAAGAAAACAGGCTTTGCCGGGCTGTTTGACAGTGGCGGTTTTATCCCGTCCGGGCAGTTTGGCATTGCTGGCGAAAACGGCCCGGAGCTGGTAAACGGTCCCGCCCGCATTACCAGCCGCAGGCGTACCGCCGCGCTGGCCGCCACGGCGGCTCTGGCAATGGGCGCTGCTGCCGCGCCTGCAACCGCGCGCCCGCTGCATCCGATGAGCCTGCCGGTCAAGTCCGGGGCAGCGGTAAAAGCAGCCAGTGCCGGAAGCAGCCCGGCGCCCGCCGTGAATATTCATGCCCCGATTACCATTGTGCAGCAGCCAGGGCAGAGCGCACAGGACGTGGTGGCGGAGGTGATGCGCCAGCTGAAGGCAAAAGAGCGGCAGGCGCAGGCCCGCGCCCGCAGCAGTTACCGTGACCGGGGAGGATTTGACGAATGA
- a CDS encoding GpE family phage tail protein: protein MADIATIFHWPPSVTDVMPLTEVLEWRHKAILRSGAGDDE from the coding sequence GTGGCGGACATCGCCACCATTTTTCACTGGCCGCCGTCCGTCACTGACGTGATGCCGCTTACCGAAGTGCTGGAGTGGCGGCATAAAGCGATATTGCGAAGCGGAGCCGGTGACGATGAGTGA
- a CDS encoding phage major tail tube protein, translating to MALPRKLKHLNMFNAGNNWMGLVESVTLPKFTRKFEKYRGGGMPGAVDIDMGLDDGALDTEFSIGGTELLLFKQMGAATADAIQLRFTGSIQTDSTGEVQAVELVVRGRHKEVDSGEWKTGESNSTKVSGTNSYAKLTINGEVLYEVDLVNMVEIVGGTDLMEKHKSALGL from the coding sequence ATGGCATTACCCCGCAAGCTGAAGCACCTGAATATGTTTAATGCCGGGAATAACTGGATGGGGCTGGTTGAGTCCGTGACCCTGCCGAAGTTTACCCGCAAGTTTGAAAAATACCGTGGCGGCGGGATGCCGGGCGCGGTGGACATTGATATGGGGCTGGATGACGGCGCGCTGGACACTGAATTTTCCATCGGCGGCACGGAGCTGCTGCTGTTCAAGCAGATGGGTGCCGCTACGGCGGATGCCATTCAGCTGCGCTTTACCGGCTCCATTCAGACGGACAGCACCGGCGAGGTGCAGGCGGTGGAGCTGGTCGTACGCGGTCGCCACAAGGAGGTGGATTCCGGCGAGTGGAAAACCGGCGAGAGCAACAGCACCAAAGTATCCGGCACCAACAGCTACGCGAAGCTGACCATTAACGGCGAGGTGCTGTACGAAGTTGACCTGGTGAACATGGTCGAAATCGTGGGCGGCACGGATCTGATGGAAAAACACAAAAGCGCCCTTGGCCTCTGA